The Janthinobacterium lividum genome has a window encoding:
- a CDS encoding AMP-binding protein, with protein sequence MDIPALLAGLPARLSAIPAHWAAHAPDAPALHEAGRSWTYAQLQHSVENAMQLLRQLDVRAGDRLMVVGENGALQVALIFAAASIDAWIVNVNARLSAREIDTIATHSSARRVLFLAGASPEAAAHAARRGATPCQVDGMGELLAGDLNEAAIAEACVPGNEQVAALIYTTGTTGQSKGVMLTHRNLLFIAAVSSTLRGLTRSDRAYGVLPISHVYGLASVALGTLYAGAALYLVPRFSVDGLLSALKDDGLTIVQGVPAMYAKLLQNLGGADTPLPTRLRFAYAGGSPLAPSLKRDVEKLLGTALHNGYGMTESAPTISQTRLEAPRRDDSVGMPIPGVEVRVVDVAGTDVAPGEPGELWIRGPNIMAGYYREPAMTAATMRDGGWLNTGDMARQDPDGALFIVGRTKELIIRSGFNVYPLEVETALNAHPSVVQSAVVGRTLDDGNEDVIAYVELDPRQPASVAQLQAWLAQTLSPYKCPSAIIVMEALPAAATGKILKGQLRQMAQNA encoded by the coding sequence ATGGATATTCCCGCCCTGCTGGCCGGTTTGCCGGCGCGCCTGTCGGCCATTCCCGCCCACTGGGCCGCGCACGCGCCGGACGCGCCGGCGCTGCATGAAGCTGGCCGCAGCTGGACCTACGCCCAGCTGCAGCACAGTGTAGAAAATGCAATGCAGTTGTTGCGCCAGCTCGATGTGCGCGCCGGTGACCGCCTGATGGTGGTCGGCGAAAACGGCGCGCTGCAGGTGGCGCTGATCTTCGCGGCCGCCAGCATCGACGCGTGGATCGTCAACGTCAACGCGCGCCTGTCGGCGCGCGAGATCGACACCATTGCCACGCACAGCTCCGCGCGGCGGGTGCTGTTCCTGGCTGGCGCGTCGCCGGAAGCGGCCGCGCATGCGGCGCGGCGCGGCGCAACGCCATGTCAGGTTGACGGCATGGGAGAGCTGCTGGCGGGCGACTTGAACGAGGCGGCCATCGCGGAAGCCTGCGTGCCCGGCAACGAACAGGTGGCCGCGCTGATCTACACGACGGGCACGACGGGGCAGTCGAAGGGCGTGATGCTCACGCACCGCAACCTGCTGTTCATCGCTGCCGTATCCAGCACATTGCGGGGTCTGACGCGCAGCGACCGCGCCTACGGCGTGCTGCCGATCTCACACGTGTACGGCCTGGCCTCCGTTGCCCTGGGCACCCTGTATGCGGGCGCCGCGCTGTACCTGGTGCCGCGCTTTTCCGTCGATGGCCTGCTCTCGGCCTTGAAGGACGACGGCTTGACCATCGTCCAGGGCGTGCCCGCCATGTACGCCAAGCTGCTGCAAAACCTGGGCGGCGCCGATACGCCGCTGCCCACGCGGCTGCGCTTTGCGTATGCGGGCGGCTCGCCGCTGGCGCCGTCGCTCAAGCGCGACGTGGAAAAGCTGCTGGGCACCGCACTGCACAATGGCTACGGCATGACGGAAAGCGCGCCCACCATCAGCCAGACGCGCCTGGAAGCGCCCCGCCGCGACGATTCGGTGGGCATGCCCATCCCCGGCGTGGAAGTGCGCGTGGTGGACGTGGCCGGCACGGACGTGGCGCCGGGCGAGCCGGGAGAGTTGTGGATACGCGGACCGAACATCATGGCCGGCTATTACCGCGAACCGGCCATGACGGCGGCCACCATGCGCGACGGCGGCTGGCTCAACACGGGCGACATGGCGCGCCAGGATCCCGACGGCGCGCTGTTCATCGTGGGTCGCACCAAAGAATTAATCATCCGCTCAGGCTTCAATGTGTATCCGCTGGAAGTGGAAACGGCGCTCAACGCCCACCCCTCCGTGGTGCAATCGGCCGTGGTGGGACGCACCCTGGACGATGGCAACGAGGACGTCATCGCCTATGTGGAGCTGGACCCGCGCCAGCCCGCCAGCGTGGCACAATTGCAGGCCTGGCTGGCGCAAACCCTGTCACCGTACAAGTGCCCGTCCGCCATCATCGTCATGGAAGCGCTACCGGCGGCCGCCACGGGCAAGATTTTAAAGGGGCAGCTGCGGCAAATGGCGCAGAATGCCTGA
- a CDS encoding IclR family transcriptional regulator encodes MTNIQTAADPELIAFSDDEESKDRQFVNALARGLEVLRCFRPGEVYLSNADMAKRTGIPKPTISRLTYTLTKLGYLNYSDSLGKYQLGAGVLALGYRMLSNLDVRKMARPLMEELAEHAQASVSLGTRDRLSMVYVETCRSSANVTLRLDVGSRIPLMTTAMGKALLCILPQAERDYLMDHARVHETERWPRIKAGIEQGFKDYQDRGFCISAGEWQNDVHAVGVPMLGADGEQVMAFNCGGPAFLLSREKLESDLGPRLVALVKTVEKNLGRG; translated from the coding sequence ATGACAAATATTCAGACCGCAGCAGATCCGGAACTCATCGCCTTCAGCGATGACGAGGAAAGCAAGGACCGCCAGTTCGTCAACGCGTTGGCGCGCGGGCTGGAAGTGCTGCGATGCTTTCGCCCCGGCGAAGTCTATCTGTCGAACGCGGACATGGCCAAGCGCACGGGCATCCCGAAACCGACGATTTCGCGCCTTACCTACACCCTCACCAAACTCGGCTACCTCAATTATTCGGACAGCCTGGGCAAGTACCAGCTGGGCGCCGGCGTGCTGGCCCTCGGCTACCGCATGTTGTCGAACCTCGATGTGCGCAAGATGGCGCGCCCGCTGATGGAGGAGCTGGCCGAACATGCGCAGGCCTCCGTGTCGCTGGGCACGCGTGACCGCCTCAGCATGGTCTACGTGGAAACCTGCCGCAGCAGCGCCAACGTCACCCTGCGGCTCGATGTCGGTTCGCGCATCCCCCTGATGACGACGGCCATGGGCAAGGCACTGTTGTGCATCCTGCCGCAGGCCGAACGCGACTACCTGATGGACCACGCCAGGGTGCATGAGACGGAGCGCTGGCCGCGCATCAAGGCCGGCATCGAACAAGGCTTCAAGGATTACCAGGACCGGGGCTTTTGCATCTCGGCCGGCGAGTGGCAGAACGACGTGCATGCCGTGGGCGTGCCCATGCTGGGCGCCGACGGCGAACAGGTGATGGCCTTCAATTGCGGCGGCCCCGCCTTTTTGCTGTCGCGCGAAAAACTCGAATCCGACCTGGGACCACGCCTGGTCGCCCTGGTCAAGACAGTGGAAAAAAACCTGGGACGCGGTTAG
- a CDS encoding TonB-dependent receptor, whose translation MTMVKQVMAGAVMLVLAQQAAGKEDADAAAPFVLGTVTVIGQREQAGQLEQQVGAQVSRAEMRRFNRDNVGDALNLLSGVSLSTNARNEKTVAIRGFDARQVPLYIDGIPVYVPYDGYVDFNRFTTADLAAIQVAKGYSSVAYGANTLGGAINLVSRKPSALMEGDTSIGFGSGSERQVSANVGTNQGLWYLQAGVSYIDSDGFPLSSDFRATATEDGGTRNNAYRKDHKLSFKVGYTPVGGDAQFGDEYALSYYKQHGEKGQPPSTNPVGARYWQWPYWNKESVYFVSQTRLGEAERLKLRLYHDSYDNEITSFTNGRYTTLKTSGQGSVSGGRSIYNDRTNGGAVELESFRLAAHSLRVVASYKADEHQELDAKGVRTTWYKDALWTLGAEDSIALNAATELSLSASRNALRPDTVYSAGNAYTLPGNQSATDLQAGLFYKTSPEARVYATVARKSRLPTLKDRYSQRLGTYIENPALRAEEAMNYELGYQGKAQGLALDAALFYSDVKDKIQSVANVSGVRAQMRNAGRAHISGVELGLRAAAPAPGSIGAAITPIRR comes from the coding sequence ATGACGATGGTGAAACAGGTAATGGCGGGCGCTGTGATGCTGGTGCTGGCGCAGCAGGCCGCTGGCAAGGAAGACGCGGATGCGGCGGCGCCGTTCGTGCTGGGCACGGTGACGGTGATCGGCCAGCGCGAGCAGGCAGGCCAGCTGGAACAACAGGTGGGCGCGCAAGTGAGCCGCGCCGAGATGCGCCGCTTTAACCGCGACAACGTGGGCGACGCCTTGAATCTGCTGTCCGGCGTGTCGCTGTCGACCAATGCGCGCAATGAAAAAACCGTCGCCATCCGCGGCTTCGATGCGCGCCAGGTGCCGCTGTACATCGACGGCATTCCCGTCTACGTGCCGTATGACGGCTATGTCGATTTCAACCGCTTCACGACGGCCGACCTGGCCGCCATCCAGGTGGCCAAGGGCTACAGTTCCGTGGCCTATGGCGCCAATACCCTGGGCGGCGCCATCAACCTGGTGTCGCGCAAGCCGTCAGCGCTGATGGAAGGCGATACTTCCATCGGTTTTGGCTCGGGCAGCGAGCGCCAGGTATCGGCCAACGTGGGCACGAACCAGGGCCTGTGGTATCTGCAGGCGGGCGTGTCGTACATCGACAGCGACGGTTTTCCCCTGTCGTCCGACTTCCGCGCCACGGCCACGGAAGACGGCGGCACGCGCAACAATGCCTACCGCAAGGACCATAAACTGTCGTTCAAGGTGGGCTACACGCCCGTGGGCGGCGATGCGCAGTTTGGTGATGAATACGCACTCAGCTACTACAAGCAGCATGGCGAAAAGGGCCAGCCGCCATCGACCAATCCCGTCGGCGCGCGCTACTGGCAGTGGCCATACTGGAACAAGGAAAGCGTGTATTTCGTTTCGCAGACGCGTCTGGGCGAGGCCGAGCGCCTGAAATTGCGCCTGTACCACGACAGCTACGACAATGAAATCACCTCGTTCACGAATGGCCGTTATACGACCCTGAAGACCAGCGGCCAGGGCAGCGTCAGCGGCGGGCGCAGCATCTATAACGACCGCACGAACGGCGGCGCGGTGGAGCTGGAATCGTTCCGCCTGGCCGCGCACAGCCTGCGCGTCGTGGCCAGCTACAAGGCCGACGAACACCAGGAACTGGACGCCAAGGGCGTGCGCACCACCTGGTACAAGGATGCCCTGTGGACCCTGGGCGCGGAAGACAGCATCGCCCTGAATGCGGCGACCGAACTGTCGCTGAGCGCCTCGCGCAATGCGCTGCGCCCGGACACCGTCTACAGCGCCGGCAATGCGTATACCTTGCCGGGTAATCAATCGGCCACGGACCTGCAGGCGGGCCTGTTCTACAAGACCAGTCCCGAGGCGAGGGTGTACGCCACGGTGGCGCGCAAGTCGCGCCTGCCGACCCTGAAGGACCGCTATTCGCAGCGCCTGGGCACGTATATCGAGAACCCGGCCTTGCGCGCGGAAGAGGCGATGAATTATGAACTGGGCTATCAGGGCAAGGCGCAAGGACTGGCGCTGGACGCGGCGCTTTTCTACAGCGACGTGAAGGACAAGATCCAGAGCGTGGCGAATGTGTCGGGCGTGCGCGCGCAGATGCGCAACGCGGGCAGGGCGCATATCAGCGGCGTGGAGCTGGGCTTGCGCGCGGCAGCGCCGGCGCCTGGCTCGATTGGGGCGGCAATTACACCTATACGGAGATGA